DNA sequence from the Carnobacterium funditum DSM 5970 genome:
ATGTTTTAGTTGTTTTAAATAATGATAGTGGCACTTAATGTACTATACACTAGTAATTAAAGAATTCAAATTACTAAAAAAAATTTTTATCAAGTGTATTAGCTGCAATGAAATTTTATAATAAAAAAGAAATGACTATTTGAGCAATAAAAAAGGCCAACGATTTAAAACGTTTGGCCTTTTTTGGAATCTTTTAGATTGATAGTTGCTTAAAGGTTTCACCAACAGCATCTTCAATAACTAAATCAATTGGAAAATCAATTTTCAGAGGCGTTTTATTAATGACAACAACCCGTTTCCCTTTAAAATAGTGAATCAAATTTTTAGCCGGATTAACAGTTAAAGACGTGCCTGCAATGATGAGTAAGTCAGAACTAGCAATGAGTTCTTTTGCTCTTTCTAAAATTTCTGGCTTAATATTTTCTCCAAATAAAACAACATCTGCTCGAATAATGCCATTATCAATAGGACACCTTGGAATATTTAGTTCATCTCTTTGGATTTCTTTTGGCTTGTATTCTCGGCCACATTCCATACAGTGAAAATGACGATTGTTACCATGTAATTCAACGACAAGTTTACTTCCAGCAGTTTGATGCAGACGATCAACGTTTTGAGTGATGATCCGGACATCTTTCGGTTTACTTTCTAGCTCTGCCAAATAAAGATGAGCGGCATTCGGTTCCGATTTTATTCGTTTCTTCTTATTATTAGTCTGATTAAAAAATTTTTCAGGAGAATTTAATAAATAGCGTTTACTCATCACTCTCCTAGGATCCAACTTTTGTCTCTCTAATTTAGTATATGCACCATTATCTGACCGATAATCTAAGAGTCCACTTTCAGTCGATACTCCAGCCCCTCCAAAGAAAGCGATATGCTCTGCCTCATCAATAAATTGTTGTAATGTGTCAATCGGATTGGCCATATCTATGCCTCCTTTTTATAATTGTTAAGCACTACTATACATATAGTAGAAAAATTTATAAGATAGGCTACTCTTATTTTCTTAATAAAAAGTAAACAGTCAATAGACAATAAATTTAATACTATTCCGTTATTTCAACGGCATGAATAAAGAGTCTACCATCTTTAACATCGTAATTACAAGTAACAAGAGTTAAGATATTATCTTCTGGAGAAACAGGAGTATCTGATGAGAAAAT
Encoded proteins:
- a CDS encoding NAD-dependent protein deacylase, giving the protein MANPIDTLQQFIDEAEHIAFFGGAGVSTESGLLDYRSDNGAYTKLERQKLDPRRVMSKRYLLNSPEKFFNQTNNKKKRIKSEPNAAHLYLAELESKPKDVRIITQNVDRLHQTAGSKLVVELHGNNRHFHCMECGREYKPKEIQRDELNIPRCPIDNGIIRADVVLFGENIKPEILERAKELIASSDLLIIAGTSLTVNPAKNLIHYFKGKRVVVINKTPLKIDFPIDLVIEDAVGETFKQLSI